A single Fusarium oxysporum Fo47 chromosome IV, complete sequence DNA region contains:
- a CDS encoding DASH complex subunit Dad4, with amino-acid sequence MESPHEHQQNLLLSRIITNVEKLNEAVVVMNKSLQDINIQNMNVELVAQMFKNYQSNVLFHLEATDNLKPPN; translated from the exons ATG GAATCCCCTCATGAGCACCAGCAGAACCTACTGCTTTCCCGTATCATTACCAATGTG GAAAAGCTCAACGAAGCTGTCGTTGTTATGAATAAGAGCCTTCAG GACATCAATATTCAGAACATGAACGTTGAATTGGTTGCGCAAATGTTCAAGAACTACCAATCGAACGTTCTATTTCATCTGGAGG CCACGGACAACCTCAAGCCGCCGAACTGA
- a CDS encoding YL1 nuclear protein C-terminal domain-containing protein — translation MAAPTEAQIAHQELIEKLDIHSTHKNFRSPAWKPNQRRNKNLKAIVGDASRREASALGTPMDASGIATPADDGLSTSGTSTPATESGKEPPNLAQASRNLSKLVLEKSLKPTGGVSAPTATYTNIESAPSLAHNKHYCDVTGLPAPYLDPKTRLRYHNKEVFGLIRTLPQGVAEQFLEARGAHTVLK, via the coding sequence ATGGCCGCCCCAACCGAGGCGCAAATCGCCCATCAAGAGCTTATAGAGAAGCTTGACATTCACTCCACCCATAAGAACTTCCGCAGTCCGGCCTGGAAGCCCAACCAGCGTCGaaacaagaacctcaaggCCATCGTCGGTGATGCTTCCCGAAGAGAAGCCTCAGCTCTTGGCACGCCGATGGACGCGAGTGGTATTGCTACGCCAGCCGATGATGGACTCTCAACAAGCGGTACAAGCACGCCAGCCACCGAGAGTGGCAAGGAGCCCCCAAATCTGGCACAAGCATCGCGGAACCTGTCTAAGCTTGTCCTCGAGAAGAGCCTCAAACCAACAGGCGGTGTGTCGGCTCCAACTGCCACTTACACAAACATCGAATCGGCACCATCACTCGCGCATAACAAACACTACTGTGACGTGACTGGACTACCGGCTCCCTACCTCGACCCCAAGACGCGACTTCGCTATCACAATAAGGAAGTGTTTGGCCTCATTAGGACGCTACCTCAGGGTGTGGCAGAGCAGTTCCTCGAGGCTCGTGGTGCTCATACAGTCCTTAAGTGA
- a CDS encoding Got1/Sft2-like family-domain-containing protein — protein sequence MSMWLTDTQKIGVVFCSGGGFFLIGGVMLFFDRSMLAMGNILFLIGLTIIIGPQKTLLFFARKQKAKGTAAFFLGLILIFMKWTFIGFIVEAYGIVVLFGDFLGTIAGFARGLPVVGPYIGMIVDRIGLGRRNAELPV from the exons ATGTCGATGTGGTTGACAGATACTCAAA AAATTGGAGTTGTTTTCTGCTCCGGCG GAGGCTTCTTCCTGATAGGAGGTGTCATGCTATTCTTCGACCGATCTAT GCTTGCTATGGGAAAT ATCCTCTTCCTTATCGGCTTGACAATCATCATCGGACCTCAAAAGACACTTCTGTTCTTCGCCCGCAAGCAAAAAGCAAAGGGCACGGCGGCATTCTTCCTAGGCCTGATCCTTATTTTCATGAAGTGGACCTTCATTGGGTTTATCGTTGAAGCATACGGCATAGTGGTCCTGTTTGGAGATTTCCTGGGGACAATTGCTGGCTTCGCGCGAGGCTTGCCTGTCGTAGGACCGTATATTGGAATGATCGTCGATAGGATAGGCCTTGGAAGACGGAACGCCGAGCTTCCTGTTTAG
- a CDS encoding profilin, giving the protein MSWQAYIDSSLVGSGHIDKGAIISAAGDSAWASSPDLQLKPEEMKAISAIVGGDSAAKDKAFAEGLYIAGERYVMARAEDRSIYARSGRLGVAVAKTGQAIVIGHHGEAQVAGNATSTVEGLADYLIKSGY; this is encoded by the exons ATGTCGTGGCAAG CATACATTGACTCAAG CCTCGTCGGCTCCGGTCACATTGACAAGGGCGCCATCATCAGTGCTGCTGGCGACAGCGcctgggcttcttctcctgacCTCCAG ctcaagcctgaggagatgaaggccATCTCTGCCATCGTCGGCGGTGACTCGGCTGCCAAGGACAAGGCTTTCGCTGAGGGTCTCTACATTGCCGGCGAGCGTTACGTTATGGCCCGAGCCGAGGACCGGAGTATCTACGCCCGATCG GGCCGCCTCGGTGTTGCTGTTGCGAAGACTGGCCAGGCCATCGTCATCGGCCACCACGGTGAGGCCCAGGTCGCCGGCAACGCCACCTCTACCGTCGAAGGTCTTGCCGACTACCTCATCAAGTCAGGATACTAG